In the genome of Pseudomonadota bacterium, the window AAAGCAATTGCTTTAAGGCGCGGCGCTAAGGCTTCCAATGAAACAGTGGTTTCTTGCAAAAAAATTTCACCTTGGGGCGAAATAGATACCACGAGCGGTTCAGTTTTTTCATTGACGGTTCCTGCATCCACTTCTGGCAGATCTACAGGAACTCCTACTGTCATTAATGGCGCCGTCACCATAAATATAATCAGCAACACCAACATCACATCCACAAAGGGTGTGACATTGATTTCACTCATCGCTCTAGGGCGGCGCCGCAGTCCATTTTGTGAGCGTGAGGAAGAGTTGATAGAGACCCCCATAAAACTTAAGCCTCTTCTAGATGATTGGAAAAGATTGAGCCAACTTCTTGGACAAAACCATCGAGATGCCCGGCATAACGATCCAAATCATGAGAAAGTTTGTTATACGCAATCACCGCAGGGATAGCTGCAATCAATCCCAGCGCTGTTGCAAACAGGGCTTCAGCGATTCCTGGAGCCACCACTGCAAGGTTGGTGCTTTTCATCAAGGCGATTCCCTGGAAACTATTCATAATCCCCCACACTGTTCCGAACAAGCCAATAAAGGGCGCTGTTGCCCCCACGGTTGCCAAGAAACCAAGGTGTTGTTCCAGTAAGTCCAGTTCACGATTTGCTGTTAGCCGCATAGTTCGATTCAGCTTTTTTAAAATCCGATCTTGTGCCTCAGTTGAACTCATGATTCCTTTCTTGCCCACACGTCTCCATTCCTGCATGGCTGTTGCAAAAACGCTGCTGAGAGGATCTTTAGGGGGAGTTGCCGTGTGATCATAAATTGCATCCAATGACTTACCAGAGGTCAGCAAGATTTCAAATTTTTCTCCTGCAGCGGTGTAACGACGCAGGGTCATTGATTTGGAAAAGATAATCGTCCAGCACCAAAAAGAGGCTCCAATAAGCAATAGAATGACAACTTGGACGATAAAATCAGCCCCTAGAAATAATCCAAAGAGAGAAAAATCGGGCGTGGCACCTGACGTTCCCATCGTTGTTGCATTCATCGTTGTACTTATCTCACTCATTGCGTGTTTCTCCTTAACGCTATCTTGCAAAATCTATTCATTTCTAAAGCATCTATAAATGCAACCGGGATTCGAATTGGCTTTTTTTGGTTATCGATGCAAGCAAGCTTTACACTTATTTGCACCAGTTTTTCTCCCTGCCTAATGATTTCCTGTTGCATTGTTACAGTCATACGACGGAGTTCCGTCACACTAGTCTGCACAGCAAGGCAATCATCCAAAAAACCCGGATGCAGATAGTCTACCGTACATTGACGTACAACGAAAGCCTGTCGATTTTGTTGCAACATCAATGAGTGATGTAAACCAAACTCTCTGAGCATCTCAGTTCTGGCACGTTCTGCAAACTTTAGATAATTGGCATAGTACACGATACCGGCTGCATCCGTATCTTCGAAGTACACACGAACATTGTGGATGTGTTTTTGCGTAGAATTCAGTAAATCATCCGGCATTCATTTTGCCTCCAATCAGCTTAAGCTGTGGATCAACTGGAGCTTGCAGACCTAGATAGCCATACCCTTCACTTGTCAGAACGCGACCCCTTGATGTTCGGTGGATAAGTCCCTGTTGAATAAGGTAAGGCTCAATCACATCTTCGACCACATCCCTTTGCTCTGAAAGAGCTGCTGCGAGTGTTTCAACACCCACTGGTCCGCCGCCATAGTGCACAGCTAAACGCTCTAGGTATTGCCGGTCCATTGCGTCCAGTCCTCGATCATCAATGTCTAAACGGTTTAAAGAGTGTTGTGCTGTTGCCAGATCAACGACTTCTTTGTTCATTACAGTTGCAAAGTCACGCACTCGCCGCAACAATCGTCCGGCGATACGCGGTGTGCCTCGAGAACGTCGGGCAATCTCTTTTGCGCCTTCTGGATTTAAATCTAGTTTCAGTAGTTGCGCTGAACGACGGATGATCAGTTCAAGTTCTGCAAGGGTATAAAACTGTAGATGTACGGGTATCCCAAAGCGATCTCGAAGAGGCGCTGTAATTAAGCCAGCTCGGGTGGTGGCTGCCACAAGCGTAAAAGGGGGCAAATCAATTTGCACCGAGCGCGCAGCTGGCCCTTCTCCGATCATAATGTCAATTCTGTAATCTTCCATTGCCGGGTAGAGAATTTCTTCAACCGCCGGATTCAGTCGGTGAATTTCATCGATAAACAAGACATCATTGGGTTGTAGGTTTGTTAAAACTGCGGCTAAGTCACCTGCTTTAGCCAAAACTGGTCCTGAAGTTGAGCGAAACCCAACCCCAAGCTCACGAGCTACAATTTGCGATAATGTTGTTTTACCAAGACCTGGAGGGCCATGTAATAAGACATGATCTAGGGCGGATTCTCGTCGTTTTGCTGCCTCAATAAAAACGCATAAATTGGCACGCGCTTGCTCTTGGCCGATAAACTCGCGCATATTAAGGGGACGCAGTGACTTATCAGCCTCGTCTTCTGCGAGCTTTTCGGTTTCAATGACACGATCACTCATGCAACTGCCCTTGAGAGTTTTGCAAGGGCCGCGCGAATTAAATCGGTAACCTCAAGGGTTTCAGTTGCCGCATCCTGAATTTGCCGCAAGACTTCAGAAACTTGAGCTTGCTTGTATCCCAGCTGTGTTAGTGCCAATCGGGCTTCCTCGTAAGCTGGGGAAACTTGCGCCACACTGGATCCACCAGTCGCGCTAATACCAGAAGCACCTAAACTCTTTTCCTTCAACTCGTTGACAATGCGGGCGGCCAACTTACCCCCCACACCGTCAGCCCTGGTTAACAGTGTTTTATCTTGCGAGGCAATTGCCACATGAATATCATTTGGAGTTAATACCGACAAAATAGCAAGCGCAACTTTCATACCCACGCCCTGAACGGTTGTCAAAAGGCGAAACCAATCTTTTTCATTTTCACTGTAAAAACCATATAACTGCAAACTTTCCTGTCGCATAACCGTTTCAATGAAAAGTGTTATGGACTCTCCTAAAGCTGGAAACATGCTCAACGTCTTTTGTGAACAGGCCACTTGGTAGCCCACACCATTTACGTCAATAACTAAGAAGCCATCTCCTAGTGTATCAATCACTCCTCTTAATTTAGCAATCATGCAGCGATTCCCTTATTCCAAAAATTGCTTGTCGTACTAAAATGTGCATGACAAACAGCAGTTGCCAGCGCATCAGCTGTATCAGAAGTTAAAGCCCCGCATGTTGGCAGGACGTGCTGCATCATGATTTTCATTTGTTCTTTGGTTGCATGGCCGGTGCCAACAACGGATTTTTTGATTTGATTGGCTGTGTATTCACTTACCTTGAGTCCTTTGTATGCAGGCGTTAATAGGACTACACCTCTTGCTTCTCCAAGTTTCAAAGTCGTCGTTGGGTTGTTATTAACAAAAGTTTTTTCAACAGCCGCGTCTTGCGGTTGATGTAAATCGATCACCTGACAAATCTCTTTGAAAATATGGCTCAAGCGCTGCGCCATATCCAGGGATGTGTCAGGAGAGATAAGCCCATGAGCAATGTGGCCAAGCTTTGAGCCATCTATTTCAACTATACCCCATCCAGTTCTGCGCAGACCTGGATCTAATCCTAAAATTCTTCTTACCATAATCAGTTAATTACCTACTAATGTTACGATTTCAACTGCTCCAGCACCTCATCTGAAACTTCATAATTTGCTGAGATGGATTGCACGTCGTCATTATCCTCCAGCACCTCCAATAACTTAAAAAGAGACTGCGCATGATCCAAATCTACTGCGGTTGTATTTTTGGGAATCCACGACAAGCAAGCTCTTTCTGGATCACCAAATGTCTCCGCCATGGCTTCACGCACGGCGTGTAGATCATCAGGATTACATTGAACCTCATGTAACTCACTGCCAGATTCAACATTGGTTGCACCTGCTTCCAGGGCACCTTCAAAGATTTTTTCTTCAGAGATAGTATCAGCTGGATATTCTATTAGCCCAATCCGATCAAACATAAAAGCTACACTATTGGTTTCGCCCAAGTTGCCGCCAAACTTGGTAAATGCGGAGCGAACTTCAGAGGCAGACCGATTGCGGTTATCGGTTAACACATCAACAATGAGCGCAACCCCTCCGGGTCCATAGCCCTCATAACGCATTTCTTCGTAGTCGGCAGCTCCGTCTTCACCCGACCCCCTACTGATTGCCCGCTCCATCGTATCCTTGGGCATATTTGAAGAACGCGCCAAATGAATAGCAGATCGCAATCGGGGGTTAGAATCTGGATCAGGCCCAGAGCGGGCTGCAACGGTAAGCTCACGAATGATTTTGGTAAATACCTTGGCGCGTTTTTTATCCTGCGCGCCCTTACGGTGCATAATGTTTTTAAATTGGGAATGACCTGCCATGGGCTCGTTTCACCTAAATAAACTATAATGGTTTCTAATAACCCTATAGTTTCATATCCCGTTTGCAAGCGTCAACCCTTACAATTCATTCTTTATTCTCCTTGCGGGAATGGTAAGGATGCGCCAGGCTAGAGACGATTCCACGCAAAGTTCGGACTTCTTGGGCGGTAAATGCGCTGCGCAAAAACATATTGCGAATGTTGCGAACCATGACCGGGCGCTTGTCTAGTACCCTTAAGAATCCAGAAGCATCTAGCTCTCGTTCGAGGTGTTCGAAAAAACCCAACAGCTCTTCCTTGGTAGCAAAGGGACTGTCATCTTTTTTAAGGCGTTCAGGTTCGGTATCATGCTGGATTTTAAACCACTCATAGGCAATTAGCAAAACGGCCTGCGCCAGATTGAGTGAGGAATAGTCCGGATTGAGGGGGACGTGAATCAGACCATCAACAAGGCTCATATCCTCATTGTCCAGGCCCGTGCGTTCTGGACCAAACAAAACACCAACTCGAGAGCCCTCTTGAGTAAGGCTCTGCATTTTTTCAGCCAATTTTTGCGGCGTTAGCACATACTTATTCATATCGCGAATACGCGCTGTGGTTCCAAACACCAGGTTCAAATCAGCAATTGCCTCTCGGGTTGACTCAAATACTTGTACATTGTCAAGAATGACATGAGCTCCAGCTGCTGGTTTAATGGCGTGGATATTTGGCCAGCCCCCTTTGGGTTGGACCAAGCGAAGTTGGGTTAGCGCCCCATTGTACATGGCACGTGCCGCTGTGCCGATATTTTGTCCCAGCTGTGGCTTGACCAGAATGATCACCGGTGTATTGTCTGAATCTACTTGCGGCGCCATAGAGTCCCTTGCGGAGTATCTTCTAGCTCAATATTGTGTTCATGCAACAGATCGCGAATGCGATCGGCCTCGGAAAAATCTTTTTGTTTGCGGGCTTGATTGCGAGCTTCAATCCAGCGGGTAATTCTTTCCTCTGTGAGTTGACCGTGTGCCGCGGGCCGAGTCCACGTCATCCAGTCTTCAACTGATTGCTCGAGAAACCCGAGAAACTGCGCTGATCCCAGCAAAGTTTCCTGCAATAGATGTTTGTCCTCGGGCGATTGTGCCGTATGAATTGCTTGCGCCAACTCAAACAAGCAGGCAAGAGCCAATGGAGTATTAAGATCATCTGCAAGTGCTGCCAGCATCTTTGGGGCGATCTCTCCCGGCGTGACGTCAGCTGCACCACGCAAGCTATTATAGAGTCGATCCAGGCTGTTTTTTGCTTGCTCGAGAGAGCGATCGCTCCAATTCAGGGATTGCCGGTAGTGGGTCGACAGCAACAAGAAGCGTACCGTTTCTCCGTGGTGCTGTTGCAGAGCATCATGCAGTGTTACGAAGTTCCCCAGTGACTTCGACATCTTTTCTCCATTTACTGTGAGCATACCATTGTGCATCCAGTATCGAGCAAAGGTCTCCGGTCCGTTTGTGGCAACACTTTGGGCGAGTTCGTTTTCATGATGCGGAAAGATCAGATCTTGTCCGCCGCCATGAATATCAAAGCTAGCTCCTAGGTATTTGCAACTCATAGCTGAGCATTCAATGTGCCAACCCGGACGGCCTCGTCCCCACGGACTTTTCCACCCTGGAAGATGAGAGGCAGAGGGTTTCCACAACACAAAGTCGGCCGGGGCGCGTTTGTAGGGGGCAATTTCAACACGAGCTCCGGCAAGCATATCGTCCAGGCTGCGTTTGGACAAAGCGCCGTAACTGCTTAAGCTTGCCACACTAAAGAGCACATGACCTTCAGCAACATAGGCGTGCCCCTTATCCAGAAGGTCATTGATCATAGCAATCATTTCAGGAATATGATCTGTTGCCCGTGGCTCCCGAGATGGGGGCAGTGCGTTCAGTGCGGCAATGTCTTGGTGAAAGTAGGCAATGGTTTGTTGGGTCAGAGCTTGGATCGGAATGCCTTTTTCAGCGGCTCGGTTGTTAATCTTATCATCCACATCGGTAATATTGCGAACATAGGCAACTTCAGCATATGTGTGCCTTAAAATGCGATACAGCGCATCGAACACCACAATCGGGCGTGCATTACCAATGTGCGTTCGATCATAAACCGTTGGTCCACAAACGTAGAGGCTGACCTTTCCGGGTTGTTGCGATTTAAACGGCTCTTTTTGATGGGTGAGGGAATTGTGGAGTTTTAAATCGA includes:
- a CDS encoding YebC/PmpR family DNA-binding transcriptional regulator: MAGHSQFKNIMHRKGAQDKKRAKVFTKIIRELTVAARSGPDPDSNPRLRSAIHLARSSNMPKDTMERAISRGSGEDGAADYEEMRYEGYGPGGVALIVDVLTDNRNRSASEVRSAFTKFGGNLGETNSVAFMFDRIGLIEYPADTISEEKIFEGALEAGATNVESGSELHEVQCNPDDLHAVREAMAETFGDPERACLSWIPKNTTAVDLDHAQSLFKLLEVLEDNDDVQSISANYEVSDEVLEQLKS
- the tolR gene encoding protein TolR; this encodes MGVSINSSSRSQNGLRRRPRAMSEINVTPFVDVMLVLLIIFMVTAPLMTVGVPVDLPEVDAGTVNEKTEPLVVSISPQGEIFLQETTVSLEALAPRLKAIALENTKTRIFIRGDRTISYGKMMQVMGTITAAGFEKVALLTEMPKYAGNTRQKSRQS
- a CDS encoding RNA methyltransferase, whose amino-acid sequence is MAPQVDSDNTPVIILVKPQLGQNIGTAARAMYNGALTQLRLVQPKGGWPNIHAIKPAAGAHVILDNVQVFESTREAIADLNLVFGTTARIRDMNKYVLTPQKLAEKMQSLTQEGSRVGVLFGPERTGLDNEDMSLVDGLIHVPLNPDYSSLNLAQAVLLIAYEWFKIQHDTEPERLKKDDSPFATKEELLGFFEHLERELDASGFLRVLDKRPVMVRNIRNMFLRSAFTAQEVRTLRGIVSSLAHPYHSRKENKE
- the ybgC gene encoding tol-pal system-associated acyl-CoA thioesterase gives rise to the protein MPDDLLNSTQKHIHNVRVYFEDTDAAGIVYYANYLKFAERARTEMLREFGLHHSLMLQQNRQAFVVRQCTVDYLHPGFLDDCLAVQTSVTELRRMTVTMQQEIIRQGEKLVQISVKLACIDNQKKPIRIPVAFIDALEMNRFCKIALRRNTQ
- the tolQ gene encoding protein TolQ gives rise to the protein MSEISTTMNATTMGTSGATPDFSLFGLFLGADFIVQVVILLLIGASFWCWTIIFSKSMTLRRYTAAGEKFEILLTSGKSLDAIYDHTATPPKDPLSSVFATAMQEWRRVGKKGIMSSTEAQDRILKKLNRTMRLTANRELDLLEQHLGFLATVGATAPFIGLFGTVWGIMNSFQGIALMKSTNLAVVAPGIAEALFATALGLIAAIPAVIAYNKLSHDLDRYAGHLDGFVQEVGSIFSNHLEEA
- the ruvB gene encoding Holliday junction branch migration DNA helicase RuvB codes for the protein MSDRVIETEKLAEDEADKSLRPLNMREFIGQEQARANLCVFIEAAKRRESALDHVLLHGPPGLGKTTLSQIVARELGVGFRSTSGPVLAKAGDLAAVLTNLQPNDVLFIDEIHRLNPAVEEILYPAMEDYRIDIMIGEGPAARSVQIDLPPFTLVAATTRAGLITAPLRDRFGIPVHLQFYTLAELELIIRRSAQLLKLDLNPEGAKEIARRSRGTPRIAGRLLRRVRDFATVMNKEVVDLATAQHSLNRLDIDDRGLDAMDRQYLERLAVHYGGGPVGVETLAAALSEQRDVVEDVIEPYLIQQGLIHRTSRGRVLTSEGYGYLGLQAPVDPQLKLIGGKMNAG
- the ruvA gene encoding Holliday junction branch migration protein RuvA — encoded protein: MIAKLRGVIDTLGDGFLVIDVNGVGYQVACSQKTLSMFPALGESITLFIETVMRQESLQLYGFYSENEKDWFRLLTTVQGVGMKVALAILSVLTPNDIHVAIASQDKTLLTRADGVGGKLAARIVNELKEKSLGASGISATGGSSVAQVSPAYEEARLALTQLGYKQAQVSEVLRQIQDAATETLEVTDLIRAALAKLSRAVA
- the cysS gene encoding cysteine--tRNA ligase, translating into MDLKLHNSLTHQKEPFKSQQPGKVSLYVCGPTVYDRTHIGNARPIVVFDALYRILRHTYAEVAYVRNITDVDDKINNRAAEKGIPIQALTQQTIAYFHQDIAALNALPPSREPRATDHIPEMIAMINDLLDKGHAYVAEGHVLFSVASLSSYGALSKRSLDDMLAGARVEIAPYKRAPADFVLWKPSASHLPGWKSPWGRGRPGWHIECSAMSCKYLGASFDIHGGGQDLIFPHHENELAQSVATNGPETFARYWMHNGMLTVNGEKMSKSLGNFVTLHDALQQHHGETVRFLLLSTHYRQSLNWSDRSLEQAKNSLDRLYNSLRGAADVTPGEIAPKMLAALADDLNTPLALACLFELAQAIHTAQSPEDKHLLQETLLGSAQFLGFLEQSVEDWMTWTRPAAHGQLTEERITRWIEARNQARKQKDFSEADRIRDLLHEHNIELEDTPQGTLWRRK
- the ruvC gene encoding crossover junction endodeoxyribonuclease RuvC is translated as MVRRILGLDPGLRRTGWGIVEIDGSKLGHIAHGLISPDTSLDMAQRLSHIFKEICQVIDLHQPQDAAVEKTFVNNNPTTTLKLGEARGVVLLTPAYKGLKVSEYTANQIKKSVVGTGHATKEQMKIMMQHVLPTCGALTSDTADALATAVCHAHFSTTSNFWNKGIAA